Proteins encoded within one genomic window of Haloplanus vescus:
- a CDS encoding BCCT family transporter — protein sequence MKWSTPVGLDDASRGELALFVLVAAFSVALAIAGIRYPEQVGGVFSSSFDFVLVYFGWWFILLSFLLTVGLTVFCLSRYGHVRIGGPDADPEFGRLSWLAMVFTVGYSISVLFWGVAEPLWIVSNPPSPAPIRGPPIESLALAFVFLHDILPGLIAWYLPFGLAFGLVVWRTESWKVSSVLRPLLDPDRFRAVYWLVDFVSLVAIVGGLATSLGFIGRQLGSIVSVVYGVDSRLVTLGLFALVAALFVVDVWLGLRRGIRNAARIAVLANVLLTVVLFVLGPSLFIIELGLDAMGVWLGNLPQLMLYTAPMSDGHWPQNWTSFWWAWWAAWGVFVGSFVARVSKGRTVREVFLGLCVAPTSLLLFQHSVLGGIALAPPYRETILQALQQRGNAAALSAALEALPYSDAVAALAVLALVGYILTSLDSAVYMLSAINLGNREPNVRNRAAWGLLMVAIGVMTTYVGGGTSVLESFSTTLALPFTGLYLVVGYVLFQHDPDG from the coding sequence ATGAAATGGTCGACCCCTGTCGGTCTCGACGACGCGTCGCGTGGCGAACTCGCGCTGTTCGTGTTGGTGGCGGCGTTCAGCGTGGCGTTGGCGATTGCGGGTATCCGCTATCCGGAGCAAGTCGGCGGCGTCTTCAGCAGTAGCTTCGACTTCGTCCTCGTCTACTTCGGGTGGTGGTTCATCCTGTTGAGCTTCCTCCTGACGGTCGGCCTGACCGTCTTCTGTCTCTCCCGGTACGGCCACGTCCGTATCGGTGGCCCGGACGCCGACCCCGAGTTCGGTCGCCTGTCGTGGCTCGCGATGGTGTTTACCGTCGGCTACTCGATTTCGGTGCTCTTCTGGGGCGTCGCCGAACCGCTGTGGATAGTCTCGAACCCGCCCTCGCCGGCGCCGATACGCGGTCCCCCCATCGAGTCGTTGGCGCTCGCGTTCGTCTTCCTCCACGACATCCTGCCGGGGCTCATCGCCTGGTATCTCCCGTTTGGACTCGCGTTCGGACTCGTCGTCTGGCGGACGGAGTCGTGGAAAGTGAGTAGCGTGCTCCGACCGCTCCTCGACCCCGACCGGTTTCGAGCCGTCTACTGGCTCGTGGACTTCGTCTCCCTCGTCGCAATCGTCGGTGGCTTGGCCACCTCGCTCGGGTTCATCGGTCGCCAGCTCGGGTCCATCGTCAGCGTCGTCTACGGCGTCGACTCTCGACTCGTCACGCTGGGGCTGTTCGCACTCGTCGCCGCGCTCTTCGTCGTCGACGTGTGGCTGGGACTGCGTCGCGGCATCCGCAACGCTGCGCGAATCGCCGTCCTCGCGAACGTCCTGTTGACTGTCGTCCTCTTCGTGCTCGGGCCGTCGCTTTTCATCATCGAACTTGGACTGGACGCGATGGGCGTCTGGTTGGGGAACCTTCCCCAGTTGATGCTGTACACCGCGCCGATGTCGGACGGCCACTGGCCGCAGAACTGGACGAGTTTCTGGTGGGCGTGGTGGGCCGCGTGGGGCGTCTTCGTCGGCAGTTTCGTCGCTCGCGTCTCGAAAGGCCGCACCGTCCGCGAGGTCTTTTTGGGCCTCTGTGTCGCGCCGACCTCGCTTCTGCTCTTCCAGCACAGCGTCCTCGGCGGCATCGCGCTCGCGCCACCGTACCGCGAGACGATTCTGCAGGCGCTCCAACAGCGAGGCAACGCCGCGGCCCTGAGTGCGGCCCTCGAAGCCCTCCCCTACAGCGACGCCGTGGCCGCCCTGGCCGTCCTCGCCCTCGTCGGCTACATCCTGACCTCGCTTGACTCGGCCGTCTACATGCTGTCAGCGATCAACCTCGGCAACCGAGAGCCGAACGTCCGCAATCGCGCCGCGTGGGGACTGCTCATGGTCGCCATCGGCGTGATGACGACGTACGTGGGCGGGGGAACGAGCGTCCTCGAATCGTTCTCGACGACGCTCGCACTCCCCTTTACCGGGCTCTATCTCGTCGTGGGCTACGT